The Mesorhizobium sp. AR10 genome includes the window TACTGGACCGAGATCGAAAGCTGGTTCGAACGGCCGGGCGATGTGATCGAGTTCACGATCAGGCGGCTGCCGGCGGCGGATTAACGCTCGACCACCAGCCTTCTCGCCCCGGTCCCTTCCTTTGCCAGCCGGTCCCCCTTGTTGCGCAGTGGGCATTTGTCGATCGACATGCAGCCGCAGCCGATGCAGTCGGTCAGCCCGTCGCGCAGTTTCTTCAACTGGATGATCTTCTGATCGAGCTCGTCGCGCCATGCCGTCGACAGCAGGTTCCAATCCTCTCGCGTCGGCGTGCGGCCTTCAGGCAATGATTGAAGTGCGGCACCAATCTCGGCCAGCGAGATGCCGACCTCCTGCGCTACCCTGATGATCGCCACCCGTCTCAGCACGTCGCGGCCGTAGCGGCGCTGGTTGCCTGATGTGCGGTGGCTGCGGATCAGCCCGCGCGCCTCATAGAAGTGCAGTGCCGATACCGCCACGCCGCTGCGCATGGCCACCTGGCCGACCGTCAATTCCGTAACTGGAGCCATTTCGTATTTTCCGCTTGACCTCAAGTTAAGTTGAGCTTGTAGCGATGAAACCCTGGATTTGCAAACCGCAAGAGAAGGCGATGTGTGCCTGGGTGAGAATGACGGGAGAGCGTGCCATTGTCGGCGGGAACGGGGCGCTGATGCCGGCGCCGGCCGATCGGCAAATGCTATCGGAGCTGCCGGATCGCTTCGCCCGCCACCATGGCAACGGAAAGCGCGACGTTGATGCTGCGCGCGCCGGGCTGCATCGGGATGGTCAGCCGCGCATTGGCCGCCTCGTGGACAGGGTCCGGCACGCCTGCGGATTCACGGCCGAACAAAAGAACGTCACCGGGGACGAAAGCAAAGTCCGTGTAGGCGATCGCGGCTTTGGTCGACAGCAGCACCAGCCGCCGCGCGTTGGTTTTGCGCCAATCCTCGAAGGCGTGCCAGTCGACATGCCGGGTCAGATCAGCCATTTCGAGGTAGTCCATGCCGGCCCGTTTCAGCGTCCGGTCGGAGAGCGGGAAGCCGGCCGGTTCGATGATGTCGACACCGAGACCGAGGCAAGCGGCGAAGCGCAGGATTGTTCCGGTATTACCGGCAATATCCGGCTGGTAGAGCGCGATGCGGAGACGATCGTTCATTTCCGCGTCCTTCTAATAAGTGGCAGATCGGCCACAGGGATCTCGCGGTTTTGGAAATTCCTGGACTGGCGGGTGGCCATTTTCTGCGAAATCGATTATACGGCCAGCATTGTCAACCCAAACCGATGGAGGGGTAATTCATGATGACCATGCACATCCAGCGCCCCTCCCGTGGGCTTACCTGCCTGCCGGCGGTTTCGGTACGACAATTCTCCTGAACTTTTAGACCTAGTCGCACCGATTCCCAGCCGAAACATTTTTCGGTCTTCGAAGGGATCCTGCGATGTTTTTCAAGCTGTCGAAGGGGCTGAACGCCCCACCCGAACACGCCTCGACCGATGTTCCCCCTGCCGCCGGTGCCATGCCCGCGGCCGGGTTTGATTCACCCTTTTATCTCTATTTTCACATGGAGGACGGACCGATGTTCGATCCCTATAGAATACCGGGTTCAAGAAGCCTGCACGAGCGCAAGATGGCGACCTGGGCGCTGCTGATCGGCGAAACCTATTCGTCGGCGGTCCACGCCGAGACCCGCCGCCGTCCGCATCGCGGCATGCTGCCGGATGTCGATTTCTCGCGCGCGGTTCCCGACTACAGCCGGCCGTCGCTGGTGCGCCGGATCATCAGGCTGATCCGGCCGGGTGCGAAAATCCGCCTTGTCGACACAGCGGCGTCAGGATCGTCGAAAGAGCCTGTCGGCGAAATGCGTTCGACACCCTATATTGCGCGAAACGAAGCCAGCGACTCGGGTGATTCCGAGCCGTTTGGCGTCGAAGTCGTGCGATCCCGCGCCGCGTGAGCGCTAACGAGCCTATCAAGAGTACCAAGACGATGTTTGCCTGGTTTGAAAAAAGGCTCGACCCGTTCCCAGCCGAGGAACCGGTCGAGCCGCCGAGGACGCTGATCGCCTTCTGCGTGCATTATACGCGTGGCGCGTGGCCCCACATCATCCTCGCCGCAGTGTTGATGTCGGCCATCGCCGCCACAGAGGTGTGGATGTTCGCCTTCCTCGGCAACATCGTCGACTGGCTTTCGGCGCAGAGCCGAGAGACTTTTCTGGCGAATGAGGGCTGGAGACTGGCGCGGATTGCGTTCATCGTGCTGGCTGCGCTGCCGGCCGGGGTGTTTCTTCATTCGCTGATCGCCCAGCAGACGCTGATGGGCAACTACCCCATGCGCATCCGCTGGCAGGTGCATCGCTACCTGCTCAAGCAGTCCATGACCTTCTAT containing:
- the soxR gene encoding redox-sensitive transcriptional activator SoxR, with protein sequence MAPVTELTVGQVAMRSGVAVSALHFYEARGLIRSHRTSGNQRRYGRDVLRRVAIIRVAQEVGISLAEIGAALQSLPEGRTPTREDWNLLSTAWRDELDQKIIQLKKLRDGLTDCIGCGCMSIDKCPLRNKGDRLAKEGTGARRLVVER
- a CDS encoding tRNA (cytidine(34)-2'-O)-methyltransferase gives rise to the protein MNDRLRIALYQPDIAGNTGTILRFAACLGLGVDIIEPAGFPLSDRTLKRAGMDYLEMADLTRHVDWHAFEDWRKTNARRLVLLSTKAAIAYTDFAFVPGDVLLFGRESAGVPDPVHEAANARLTIPMQPGARSINVALSVAMVAGEAIRQLR